The nucleotide sequence TCATAAAAAACTGATCCCTTATGAACTATACATTTGATTATCTGGTTTTCATTGGCCGCTTTCAGCCTTTTCATCTGGCACACATGCAAACGATTAACATTGCCCTGCAGCATAGTCAACATGTGATTTTAGCGCTTGGTTCTGCACAAAATGAACGCAATATCAAGAATCCATTTTTGGCTTCGGAGCGTGAAGCCATGATCCTGTCAAATTTCAGTCCTGAAGATCGAGCTCGGATCAAATTTGTAGAAGTCATAGATGTTTATAATGATGAAAAATGGCAAAAACTGGTGAAATCGCTGGTGAATCAGGTTATTGAACCGGATGCCAAAGTCGGACTGATTGGGCATTTTAAAGATGATTCTTCTTATTATTTAAAGTTTTTCCCAGAATGGGAAATGGTCGAACTTGACAGCCTTGAAGATGCCTTATCCGCTACGCCGATGCGTGAAGCTTATTATCGCGGCGAAATTCAACGGGATAAATTTCCACAAGGCACGATTGATTTTCTAGAGAATTTCC is from Acinetobacter lwoffii and encodes:
- a CDS encoding nicotinate-nicotinamide nucleotide adenylyltransferase, giving the protein MNYTFDYLVFIGRFQPFHLAHMQTINIALQHSQHVILALGSAQNERNIKNPFLASEREAMILSNFSPEDRARIKFVEVIDVYNDEKWQKLVKSLVNQVIEPDAKVGLIGHFKDDSSYYLKFFPEWEMVELDSLEDALSATPMREAYYRGEIQRDKFPQGTIDFLENFQKTTTYQQLSEKFAQNDKTNLV